From one Prosthecobacter dejongeii genomic stretch:
- the ftsH gene encoding ATP-dependent zinc metalloprotease FtsH gives MSEDPTPKNEGPNRRNQEPQFNWRGFLLLAMAVLLMATAYVTSNPSSRSKEISYKAFKEMVEKDQIDSSKDLHLIQQDTTTAEFIEGFAFISAVDAAAKPATVPPVTPEAKPATPATSVQFKVPVSIQYQKEELQALMKSKGLVLIPKYENNQWGSVLVSMLPILLLLFLLYFLVRQQIKSAGRGALSFGKSKAKMLSQDRNKVTFKDVAGVEEAKEEVQELVEFLKDPKRFQRLGGKIPKGVLMVGSPGTGKTLLAKAIAGEADVPFFSISGSDFVEMFVGVGASRVRDMFEQGKKNAPCLIFIDEIDAVGRHRGHGMGGGHDEREQTLNALLVEMDGFDTQEGIIIIAATNRPDVLDPALLRPGRFDRQVTVSLPDVKGREEILNVHAKRVKLSENADLSKVARGTPGFSGAELANVINEAALLAARKNLKSIGTPELEEARDKVRWGRERRSLALSEKEKENTAYHEAGHAILIEVLEHTDPLHKVTIIPRGPSLGSTMWLPEEDKFTHRKSELLDDLVVAMGGRVAEEIQFGDVTNGAMGDIRQATAIARNMVCAWGMSDKMGMVEYGEGEQAIFLARDLARNRNYSGATAQKIDEEVKNFIDSAYAKAKEILLHHKDKLDAISAALLEYETLDGSQIKEIMQHGYMINPPKDKPKPPTPPPLPKAADTRPVSQDEEDLGGLPGGLAGVPA, from the coding sequence ATGTCAGAAGACCCCACACCCAAAAACGAAGGCCCAAATAGGCGCAATCAAGAGCCCCAGTTTAACTGGAGGGGCTTTCTTTTGCTGGCCATGGCTGTCTTGTTGATGGCCACCGCGTACGTCACCAGCAATCCAAGCTCCCGCTCCAAAGAGATTTCTTACAAGGCTTTCAAGGAAATGGTCGAAAAGGACCAGATTGATAGCAGCAAGGATCTTCACCTGATCCAGCAGGATACCACCACCGCCGAGTTCATCGAAGGTTTTGCCTTTATCTCTGCCGTGGATGCTGCTGCGAAGCCTGCCACAGTGCCACCGGTCACCCCTGAAGCGAAGCCAGCTACGCCTGCGACTTCGGTGCAGTTTAAAGTGCCTGTGAGCATTCAATATCAGAAGGAAGAGTTGCAGGCTCTCATGAAATCTAAAGGACTGGTCCTCATCCCCAAATATGAGAACAATCAGTGGGGATCGGTGCTGGTCTCAATGCTGCCCATTTTGCTTCTTTTGTTCCTTTTGTATTTCTTGGTCCGCCAGCAGATCAAAAGTGCAGGTCGGGGTGCATTGAGCTTTGGCAAAAGCAAAGCCAAGATGCTTTCCCAAGATCGTAACAAGGTCACCTTCAAAGATGTGGCCGGTGTCGAAGAAGCCAAAGAAGAAGTGCAGGAGCTAGTTGAGTTCCTCAAAGATCCCAAGCGCTTCCAGCGTCTGGGGGGGAAGATCCCCAAGGGCGTTCTCATGGTGGGTTCCCCCGGCACTGGCAAGACTCTGCTGGCCAAAGCCATCGCAGGTGAGGCGGATGTGCCTTTCTTCAGCATCAGCGGTTCTGACTTCGTCGAAATGTTCGTCGGTGTCGGTGCCAGCCGTGTGCGTGACATGTTCGAACAGGGCAAAAAGAATGCGCCTTGCCTCATCTTCATTGACGAAATCGATGCCGTCGGTCGTCATCGCGGCCATGGCATGGGGGGTGGTCACGACGAACGTGAGCAGACCCTGAACGCCCTCCTGGTGGAAATGGATGGCTTTGATACCCAAGAAGGCATCATCATCATCGCAGCCACAAACCGTCCAGACGTTCTTGACCCAGCCCTGCTTCGTCCAGGTCGTTTCGACCGCCAGGTCACCGTCAGTCTGCCCGACGTGAAAGGGCGTGAGGAAATCCTCAACGTCCATGCCAAGCGCGTGAAACTCAGCGAAAACGCTGACTTATCCAAGGTGGCTCGCGGAACTCCTGGTTTCTCCGGGGCCGAGCTTGCCAACGTCATCAACGAAGCCGCCCTCTTGGCAGCCCGCAAAAACCTCAAGTCCATCGGTACGCCTGAGCTGGAAGAGGCCCGTGACAAAGTCCGTTGGGGCCGTGAACGCCGCAGCCTGGCTCTGAGTGAGAAAGAAAAGGAAAACACCGCCTACCATGAAGCTGGCCACGCCATCCTCATCGAAGTGCTGGAGCATACCGATCCCCTCCACAAGGTCACCATCATCCCTCGTGGTCCATCCCTAGGTTCCACCATGTGGCTGCCTGAAGAAGACAAATTCACCCACCGCAAAAGTGAGCTGCTGGATGACCTCGTCGTCGCCATGGGCGGCCGTGTGGCTGAAGAGATCCAATTTGGCGACGTGACCAACGGAGCCATGGGAGACATCCGTCAGGCCACGGCCATCGCTCGCAACATGGTTTGCGCTTGGGGCATGAGCGATAAAATGGGCATGGTTGAATACGGTGAAGGTGAACAGGCTATTTTCCTGGCACGTGACCTTGCTCGTAACCGCAACTACAGTGGTGCCACCGCTCAGAAGATTGATGAAGAAGTGAAAAACTTCATTGATAGCGCTTACGCCAAGGCCAAAGAAATCCTCCTTCACCACAAAGATAAGCTGGATGCCATCTCTGCGGCTCTGTTGGAGTATGAAACTCTGGATGGATCCCAGATCAAAGAAATCATGCAGCATGGCTACATGATCAATCCACCCAAGGACAAACCGAAGCCACCCACACCACCACCACTTCCGAAAGCTGCCGACACACGTCCCGTGTCTCAGGATGAAGAAGACCTCGGTGGCCTTCCTGGCGGTCTCGCTGGCGTCCCCGCCTGA
- a CDS encoding glutamate-5-semialdehyde dehydrogenase: MIDSDIQAAIHDMGRRARAASRELVKLSTEQKNAILLAMADEIQAREATILTENAKDLARAEENGLSKAMLDRLTLDPKRLTAIAEAVREVATLPDPVGEILTDWTRPNGLHITKKRVPIGVIGIIFESRPNVTTDAASLCFKTGNATLLRGGSEAIHSNVALAAALQAGGERAGLPADSIQLIPFTDRASVEHMARMDQYLDLIIPRGGKGLIEKVVATARMPVIKHYDGVCHVYVHSDADQEMAASIILNAKTQKPGVCNALETILVHRDIATNFYPLVGQKLAAAQVEVHADSEAQSLLGIANIPATEQDWSTEWLDLILSAKTVSGLDEAINHINQYGSHHTDSIVTNDRAVAERFQHEVDSAVVLHNASTRFNDGGEFGFGAEIGISTDKLHARGPMGLAELCSYKYLVDGSGQVR; this comes from the coding sequence ATGATTGATTCTGACATCCAAGCTGCCATCCACGACATGGGCCGCCGCGCCCGCGCCGCATCACGCGAACTGGTGAAGCTAAGCACGGAACAAAAAAACGCCATTTTGCTGGCCATGGCCGATGAGATCCAGGCCCGGGAAGCTACCATCCTCACAGAGAATGCCAAAGACCTTGCCCGAGCCGAAGAAAACGGCTTGTCCAAGGCCATGTTAGACCGCCTCACTCTGGATCCCAAGCGCCTCACTGCCATTGCTGAGGCGGTGCGTGAAGTAGCCACCCTGCCCGATCCCGTCGGCGAAATACTCACAGATTGGACCCGCCCCAACGGCCTCCACATCACCAAAAAGCGCGTCCCCATCGGTGTCATCGGCATCATCTTTGAATCTCGGCCTAACGTCACTACCGACGCGGCCAGCCTCTGCTTCAAGACTGGCAATGCTACCCTTCTACGTGGTGGCAGTGAAGCCATCCATTCCAATGTGGCCCTCGCCGCAGCCCTCCAGGCAGGCGGAGAGCGCGCCGGCCTGCCTGCGGATAGCATCCAGCTCATCCCATTCACCGACCGCGCCAGCGTGGAGCACATGGCCCGCATGGATCAATACCTGGACCTCATTATCCCACGTGGCGGCAAAGGCTTGATCGAAAAAGTCGTCGCCACCGCTCGCATGCCCGTCATCAAGCACTACGATGGTGTCTGCCACGTGTACGTTCACTCCGATGCGGATCAAGAGATGGCCGCCAGCATCATCCTGAATGCTAAGACACAGAAGCCCGGTGTCTGCAATGCCCTGGAAACCATCCTGGTCCATCGCGATATCGCCACCAACTTCTACCCTTTGGTAGGCCAAAAACTGGCCGCCGCACAGGTGGAAGTCCATGCGGATTCCGAAGCCCAAAGTTTGTTAGGCATCGCAAACATCCCTGCGACTGAGCAAGACTGGAGCACCGAGTGGTTGGATCTCATTCTCTCTGCCAAGACGGTCTCAGGTCTGGATGAAGCCATCAACCACATCAATCAATACGGCAGCCACCACACAGACAGCATCGTCACAAATGATCGTGCTGTGGCTGAACGTTTCCAGCATGAAGTGGACAGTGCCGTGGTTCTCCACAATGCCAGCACACGCTTCAATGACGGCGGTGAATTCGGCTTTGGCGCAGAGATCGGCATCAGCACGGACAAGCTCCATGCCCGTGGCCCCATGGGCCTCGCCGAACTCTGCAGCTATAAGTACCTCGTGGATGGCAGCGGTCAGGTGAGGTAG
- a CDS encoding polyribonucleotide nucleotidyltransferase → MAIHKVTTPCGSGIIEIETGKLAHLADGAVTVRLGDTIVIVTAVSATKIKEGLDFFPLSVEYKEKASAAGKFPGGYFKREGRPTEKEILTCRMTDRPLRPLFPKGYFYETQIVALLLSADGQNDSDILAINGASAALCVSDIPFAGPIGAVRVGRVNGQFIANPTHNQREDSDLDLVYVGNKTDVIMIEGAALEMPESDFIAALRFAQDSIQGLVKAQEELAALAGKVKRVVPLMLVKDELLEVAYEIAGDRIEGALYQPSKIARSKAVGALKDEVEAAIKSRFPEASGFEISQAFDYLQKKAFRISILDKMSRCDGRAIDQIRNLSGEVSVLPRTHGSALFARGETQALSIATLAPADEAQEMDTYAGGPDSKRFILHYNFPPFSVGECGRFGGQNRREIGHGALAERSIDAVIPPKSKFPYAIRVSSEVMASNGSTSMASVCSGVMALLDAGVPLIRPVAGISVGLVTEFEGDNMKRYLTMMDILGSEDHFGDMDFKLCGTDVGVTGYQLDLKLPGIPLSILEEAIAKAKNGRSEVLRAMADAISEVRPLSPHAPRIEILKINPDKIGELIGPGGKNIKGIQAESGAEISIEDDGTIYVYATRKEGLERAIEMIGGVSQEIEPGKIYTGKIVSTTNFGAFMNLGGKKDGLIHVSELADFRVNRVEDVVKVGDIVTAKCLGIDEKGRVKMSRKAAMKEKDDAAKAESGTAAEAEDLG, encoded by the coding sequence ATGGCTATCCATAAAGTAACTACACCCTGCGGTTCAGGGATCATTGAAATCGAAACAGGCAAGCTCGCTCACCTCGCTGATGGTGCCGTGACCGTCCGCCTGGGTGACACCATCGTCATCGTCACTGCCGTCTCCGCCACGAAGATCAAAGAAGGTCTCGACTTCTTCCCGTTGTCCGTGGAATACAAAGAAAAAGCCTCGGCTGCTGGGAAGTTCCCTGGTGGCTACTTCAAGCGCGAAGGCCGCCCAACAGAGAAGGAAATCCTCACTTGCCGCATGACGGACCGCCCATTGCGCCCGTTGTTCCCGAAAGGTTACTTCTACGAAACTCAGATCGTTGCTCTTTTGCTCAGTGCAGATGGCCAAAACGATTCAGACATCCTCGCCATCAACGGCGCTTCGGCTGCTCTTTGCGTTTCCGACATTCCTTTCGCAGGCCCGATCGGTGCCGTGCGCGTGGGCCGGGTGAATGGTCAGTTCATCGCTAACCCGACCCACAACCAGCGCGAAGACAGCGATCTGGATCTGGTGTACGTCGGCAATAAGACGGATGTGATCATGATCGAAGGTGCTGCTCTGGAAATGCCAGAAAGCGACTTCATCGCCGCCCTCCGCTTTGCGCAGGACAGCATCCAGGGCCTCGTGAAGGCTCAGGAAGAACTGGCTGCCCTGGCTGGCAAGGTGAAGCGTGTGGTGCCTCTGATGCTCGTCAAAGACGAGCTTCTGGAAGTGGCTTATGAAATCGCCGGTGACCGCATCGAAGGCGCTCTTTATCAGCCGAGCAAGATTGCCCGCAGCAAGGCTGTTGGTGCACTCAAAGATGAAGTGGAAGCTGCCATCAAGAGCCGTTTCCCTGAAGCCTCGGGCTTTGAAATCAGCCAAGCTTTCGACTACCTCCAGAAGAAAGCATTCCGCATCTCCATCCTGGACAAAATGAGCCGTTGCGACGGCCGTGCGATCGACCAGATCCGCAACCTTTCTGGCGAAGTCTCTGTCCTCCCCCGCACGCATGGTTCTGCCCTGTTTGCGCGTGGCGAAACTCAGGCTCTCTCCATTGCTACGCTGGCCCCGGCTGACGAAGCGCAGGAAATGGATACCTACGCAGGTGGCCCAGACAGCAAACGTTTCATCCTTCACTACAACTTCCCTCCGTTCTCCGTAGGTGAGTGTGGCCGCTTTGGGGGTCAGAATCGTCGTGAAATCGGCCACGGTGCACTTGCTGAGCGCTCCATTGATGCCGTCATTCCGCCGAAGTCCAAGTTCCCTTACGCGATCCGTGTGAGCAGCGAAGTGATGGCCTCCAACGGCTCCACTTCCATGGCTTCGGTTTGTTCGGGCGTCATGGCTCTCCTTGACGCAGGCGTACCGCTCATCCGCCCTGTGGCAGGTATCTCCGTCGGTCTCGTCACTGAGTTCGAAGGCGACAACATGAAGCGCTACTTAACCATGATGGACATCCTGGGCTCCGAAGATCACTTCGGCGACATGGACTTCAAGCTTTGCGGCACAGACGTGGGTGTGACGGGTTACCAGCTCGACCTCAAGCTTCCTGGCATTCCTCTGAGCATCTTGGAAGAAGCCATCGCTAAGGCCAAGAATGGCCGTAGTGAAGTCCTTCGCGCCATGGCAGATGCCATCAGCGAAGTTCGTCCGCTGAGCCCACATGCTCCTCGCATTGAGATCCTGAAAATCAACCCAGACAAGATCGGTGAACTCATCGGTCCTGGCGGTAAGAACATCAAGGGTATCCAGGCTGAGTCTGGCGCTGAAATCAGCATCGAAGACGACGGCACCATCTACGTTTATGCGACGCGCAAGGAAGGCCTTGAGCGTGCGATCGAGATGATCGGCGGTGTCTCTCAGGAGATCGAACCCGGCAAGATTTACACCGGCAAGATCGTCAGCACGACGAACTTTGGTGCCTTCATGAACCTCGGTGGCAAGAAGGACGGCCTGATTCACGTGAGCGAATTGGCCGACTTCCGTGTGAACCGTGTGGAAGACGTCGTCAAGGTGGGTGACATCGTCACTGCCAAGTGCCTCGGTATTGACGAAAAAGGCCGCGTGAAGATGAGCCGCAAGGCCGCGATGAAGGAGAAGGACGATGCCGCCAAGGCTGAATCCGGTACTGCCGCTGAAGCGGAAGACCTGGGTTAA
- the rpsO gene encoding 30S ribosomal protein S15, whose product MSEATTSPQEFKLHEKDTGSADVQVAILTARINELTEHLTVHSKDHSTRRGLLKMVARRRKLLDYLKLTANERYLKLLKSLSLRR is encoded by the coding sequence ATGAGCGAAGCTACCACAAGCCCCCAAGAATTCAAACTGCACGAAAAAGACACTGGCAGTGCCGACGTGCAGGTCGCAATCTTGACGGCCCGTATCAATGAACTGACGGAGCACCTTACGGTTCATTCCAAAGACCACTCCACGCGCCGCGGCCTTCTAAAGATGGTCGCTCGCCGCCGCAAACTGCTCGACTACCTGAAGCTGACCGCCAATGAGCGTTATCTGAAGCTTCTGAAGAGCCTCAGCCTGCGCCGCTAA
- a CDS encoding prenyltransferase/squalene oxidase repeat-containing protein has protein sequence MSDTPPPNPGGPPPPSDPGATQPMVYPPGYPQPGNLGYPVQGNNLGYPVQPNLGYPVQPGMMPPPPAGYPAPSATSGPVPVAAVEEEQAVALHAAPGEMYHPPALNHFETVKPPNALVKAWRKVGGGSLTLSLAIHAGILIVGGAIVVSTQMIQKQVDFLPGGGTQQGAQASAEMQHKVQQKKRTSLNKTMPMKKIVSTSQNSAVTLPDAPPDLLDVPDVSSMLGGGSLGSGGFGKAGAGGGFGTGMGMGGMQGFVSLPPSMQQRCSPQERLEKLRQNGGNPECERAVSASLEWLKSQQNPDGSWGQGGGKRNKAAMTGLALLCFLGRCETPDSPFYGDNVMRGILFLIEMSKTNEHGAITDDFKSNAGAYEHGIATYALGEMYTLARLGSKQLPGMREAFEKGVQLIIKTQNKADAKNGEGSWDYYTKNISEGKPTSSREDLSVAGWQYQALKAAKYTGLKIAGLQSAIDRTCDYIERKQTKDGGYGGANRDAHYNQWSLTGVGSLGLQTLGKGRTASIKKGIKFLREFITAEPLDWNKNCNLYCWYYYTQTFFQAGGDDWKFYNEQFLPQILAAQQPDGSFKKGRPNWPGGDAADPVYRQVLCTLQLEVYYRYLKVGDRDEESFFDRQ, from the coding sequence ATGTCTGATACCCCTCCTCCGAATCCGGGTGGCCCCCCTCCGCCCTCGGACCCAGGTGCCACGCAGCCCATGGTTTACCCACCGGGTTACCCGCAGCCGGGCAATCTGGGGTATCCCGTGCAGGGAAACAACTTGGGTTATCCCGTTCAGCCAAATCTTGGCTACCCCGTCCAGCCCGGCATGATGCCGCCGCCACCTGCGGGATACCCCGCGCCTTCGGCCACCTCAGGCCCCGTGCCTGTGGCCGCTGTGGAAGAAGAGCAAGCCGTGGCCCTCCATGCAGCCCCAGGTGAAATGTATCACCCGCCGGCGCTCAACCATTTTGAAACCGTGAAACCACCCAATGCGCTGGTGAAAGCCTGGCGCAAGGTAGGCGGTGGTTCTTTGACCCTCAGCTTGGCTATTCACGCAGGTATCCTCATCGTGGGCGGTGCTATCGTGGTCAGCACGCAGATGATTCAGAAGCAGGTGGACTTCCTGCCTGGTGGCGGCACGCAGCAGGGAGCGCAGGCCTCTGCAGAGATGCAGCACAAGGTGCAGCAGAAGAAGCGGACATCGCTGAACAAGACGATGCCGATGAAGAAGATCGTGAGCACGAGCCAGAACTCGGCCGTGACGCTGCCGGATGCGCCGCCAGATCTGCTGGATGTGCCGGATGTGAGCTCAATGCTGGGAGGCGGAAGCCTGGGCAGTGGAGGCTTTGGCAAAGCAGGAGCTGGTGGTGGCTTTGGCACTGGGATGGGCATGGGCGGGATGCAGGGTTTTGTCAGTCTGCCGCCTTCCATGCAGCAGCGTTGCTCTCCGCAGGAACGTTTAGAAAAACTTCGCCAGAATGGTGGCAATCCTGAGTGTGAACGTGCAGTATCAGCTTCTTTAGAGTGGCTGAAAAGCCAGCAGAACCCTGATGGATCTTGGGGACAAGGCGGGGGTAAACGCAATAAGGCTGCAATGACAGGCCTTGCTCTGCTGTGTTTCCTTGGGCGCTGTGAAACGCCAGACTCTCCCTTTTATGGAGACAATGTCATGCGCGGCATTCTCTTCCTCATCGAGATGTCCAAGACCAATGAGCACGGAGCCATCACAGATGACTTTAAAAGCAACGCCGGTGCGTATGAGCATGGCATCGCCACCTATGCTCTAGGGGAGATGTACACTCTCGCACGTCTGGGCAGCAAGCAACTTCCTGGCATGCGTGAAGCCTTCGAAAAAGGTGTTCAGCTCATCATCAAAACCCAGAACAAAGCGGATGCGAAAAACGGCGAAGGTTCTTGGGATTATTACACCAAAAACATCTCCGAAGGCAAACCCACCTCCTCTCGTGAAGATCTATCGGTGGCAGGTTGGCAATATCAGGCCTTGAAAGCCGCCAAATACACAGGTTTGAAAATCGCGGGTCTTCAAAGCGCGATTGATCGCACCTGTGATTACATCGAGCGGAAGCAAACGAAGGATGGCGGTTATGGTGGCGCTAACCGGGATGCCCACTACAATCAGTGGAGCCTTACCGGGGTCGGGTCCTTGGGGCTACAGACGCTGGGGAAAGGTCGCACAGCCTCCATCAAGAAGGGGATCAAATTCCTGCGTGAGTTCATCACCGCAGAGCCTCTGGATTGGAATAAAAACTGTAATCTCTACTGCTGGTACTATTACACTCAGACCTTCTTCCAAGCAGGCGGCGATGACTGGAAGTTTTACAACGAACAGTTTTTGCCGCAGATCCTGGCCGCTCAACAGCCCGATGGCAGCTTCAAAAAAGGTCGGCCCAACTGGCCAGGCGGTGATGCTGCAGATCCTGTTTACCGCCAAGTGCTCTGCACACTCCAATTGGAAGTGTATTACCGTTATTTAAAAGTCGGTGATCGCGACGAAGAAAGTTTTTTTGATCGTCAATAA
- a CDS encoding ExbD/TolR family protein, with product MAHGKKHRALEADQATMGFQIAPMIDVVFVIMLFFMVMAGAVKVERELKTQLPGLGTPALSDETTPPDEIMVTVEESGVVTLNEEEFDSPTDKALPNFTNTLFRLKQEADLRNAKVMVTIQAEEQARYERVIDVLNSMAKAKIGNVTFTVGGEDF from the coding sequence ATGGCTCACGGTAAAAAACATCGCGCCCTGGAGGCAGACCAAGCCACCATGGGCTTCCAGATCGCCCCCATGATTGACGTCGTCTTCGTCATCATGCTCTTTTTCATGGTCATGGCTGGTGCTGTGAAAGTGGAGCGTGAACTGAAGACACAACTTCCTGGCCTGGGAACCCCGGCGCTCAGTGATGAAACCACCCCACCGGACGAGATCATGGTGACGGTGGAGGAATCAGGAGTGGTGACTTTGAATGAAGAGGAATTCGATTCCCCCACTGACAAGGCGCTGCCCAATTTCACCAACACACTATTCCGCCTGAAGCAGGAAGCCGACCTTCGCAATGCCAAGGTGATGGTGACCATCCAAGCGGAGGAGCAAGCCCGCTACGAGCGTGTCATTGATGTACTCAACTCCATGGCCAAGGCTAAAATTGGCAATGTGACCTTTACGGTGGGTGGTGAGGATTTTTAA
- a CDS encoding ExbD/TolR family protein: MAGGGGGGDGEPEFQIAPMIDVLLVLLIFFMSITSAQVLRIDKDIKLPVAADAKKKEDKNTMFEAAINVRWIAARQESKIKLDDREMENEEIVNTLTQRKNSNPTYRVVIRGDRDVPAVEIQKVMALIAQSGIDDISFSALNKDS, from the coding sequence ATGGCTGGAGGAGGAGGCGGTGGAGACGGTGAACCGGAGTTCCAAATTGCTCCGATGATTGACGTGCTGTTGGTGCTGCTCATTTTCTTTATGAGCATCACCTCGGCGCAGGTCTTGAGAATTGACAAAGACATCAAGCTGCCTGTGGCGGCCGATGCGAAGAAGAAGGAGGACAAGAACACCATGTTCGAGGCCGCCATCAACGTTCGCTGGATCGCTGCTCGGCAGGAGTCTAAAATCAAGCTCGACGACCGTGAGATGGAGAATGAGGAGATCGTGAACACGCTCACTCAACGCAAAAACAGCAATCCTACCTACCGGGTCGTCATTCGCGGAGATCGCGATGTGCCTGCGGTGGAGATTCAGAAAGTCATGGCGCTGATTGCCCAGTCGGGCATTGACGACATTTCCTTTTCAGCCCTCAACAAAGATTCCTGA
- a CDS encoding MotA/TolQ/ExbB proton channel family protein: protein MIQTFFRGFVRLSACAMLLAGNLMVVAPMHGQEPAAAPAGEAAAAAPEVHQHTLMDRFREGGWVMYPLTLCSVALVWLTVDLWMRTALKSMAPPAQVGQVQDLFRAGDYVGAYQFAKNNNSYFADVTRVGLSFVGEGQNAVEEALFSELNKTNATIQTRINYLSVLGVCTPMIGLVGTVTGMMSAFATLGTSGVGDPSKLSGAIGEVLVATASGLAVAVPAFMVFYILRNRLQGSMHGLQEIISSLFRKMPYEHLKDAHVGEEEFYAALPNWVAGGNDGAAVAVAV, encoded by the coding sequence ATGATCCAGACCTTTTTCCGTGGCTTCGTCCGTCTTAGCGCCTGCGCCATGCTGCTCGCCGGCAACCTGATGGTGGTAGCTCCCATGCACGGCCAAGAGCCTGCTGCTGCCCCTGCTGGAGAAGCCGCTGCCGCCGCTCCTGAAGTGCATCAGCACACCCTCATGGACCGCTTCCGCGAAGGTGGCTGGGTGATGTATCCGCTGACCCTTTGCTCCGTCGCACTCGTGTGGCTGACGGTGGACCTTTGGATGCGTACCGCACTCAAAAGCATGGCCCCTCCTGCCCAGGTAGGTCAGGTGCAGGATCTTTTCCGTGCGGGTGATTACGTCGGTGCTTACCAGTTTGCTAAAAACAACAATTCCTACTTTGCCGATGTGACCCGTGTGGGCCTGAGCTTCGTGGGGGAAGGTCAGAACGCTGTCGAAGAAGCATTGTTCTCTGAACTGAACAAGACCAACGCCACCATCCAGACTCGCATCAACTACCTTTCGGTGTTGGGTGTTTGCACTCCGATGATCGGTCTGGTCGGCACCGTGACGGGGATGATGAGCGCCTTCGCAACGCTGGGCACCAGTGGTGTGGGTGATCCTTCCAAGCTCTCTGGCGCTATCGGTGAGGTGCTTGTGGCTACGGCTTCGGGTCTGGCTGTGGCTGTGCCTGCTTTCATGGTGTTCTACATTCTGCGCAATCGCCTTCAGGGCTCCATGCACGGTCTGCAGGAAATCATCAGCTCTCTGTTCCGTAAGATGCCTTACGAGCATCTCAAAGACGCTCACGTGGGTGAAGAAGAGTTCTACGCTGCGCTGCCAAACTGGGTGGCTGGTGGCAACGATGGCGCAGCCGTCGCTGTGGCTGTGTAA
- a CDS encoding tetratricopeptide repeat protein → MFRHTLILLATVLLSGAAFGQAIVLKDGTRIPDTEFTMDGDKIVRTIKIGDKSATTVLPWQNIAYLDWPEPVELLEAKNLMAQAKSEEALALLKKSLDFFQKFEKVEGNWYQPVFFAYVETLSQAGKFEETIKLIPLLKTLPLTAEQKMSLRIIQLDIDRQTSSEYTSILDEAESILSDTNDSGVGASIWMIIADIHAKKKEWEKALMAYLRIPVFYGTQMQRVPDAELKAGQMLAKMKRYEDAQALFTRISDSYKGSAIADIAAKEKAAINGMKNEPEEEAEESAEGEKTEKAAQ, encoded by the coding sequence ATGTTTCGTCATACCCTCATTCTTCTGGCGACAGTGCTGCTCTCAGGCGCAGCGTTCGGCCAAGCCATCGTGCTCAAAGATGGCACACGCATTCCTGATACCGAATTCACCATGGATGGTGACAAGATCGTTCGCACGATTAAGATCGGTGATAAGTCTGCGACCACCGTTTTGCCGTGGCAGAATATCGCTTATCTAGATTGGCCTGAGCCAGTGGAATTACTTGAGGCCAAAAACCTCATGGCTCAAGCCAAGTCCGAAGAGGCTTTGGCCCTTTTGAAGAAGTCGCTCGATTTCTTCCAAAAGTTCGAAAAGGTGGAAGGTAACTGGTACCAACCTGTTTTCTTCGCTTACGTGGAAACCTTGAGCCAAGCGGGCAAGTTCGAAGAGACCATCAAGCTGATTCCCTTGCTCAAGACGCTGCCTCTGACGGCAGAACAGAAGATGTCTCTGCGCATTATTCAGTTGGATATTGATCGCCAAACTTCCTCCGAATACACCTCGATTCTCGATGAAGCCGAAAGCATCCTCTCGGATACCAATGACTCAGGTGTCGGAGCTTCCATCTGGATGATCATTGCCGACATCCACGCCAAAAAGAAGGAATGGGAAAAGGCTTTGATGGCTTATCTGCGCATTCCAGTTTTTTACGGCACCCAAATGCAGCGTGTCCCAGATGCAGAACTCAAAGCGGGTCAAATGCTAGCCAAGATGAAACGTTATGAAGACGCCCAGGCTCTCTTCACCCGTATTTCCGATTCCTACAAAGGCTCTGCCATTGCTGATATAGCAGCCAAAGAAAAGGCTGCCATCAACGGCATGAAAAATGAGCCCGAAGAGGAAGCTGAAGAATCTGCCGAAGGCGAAAAAACCGAAAAAGCCGCTCAGTAA